The DNA sequence AGCATCTCGTCGACCACCCACCCCGCGTCCTGGGCGTGCACCGACAGGGACAGGATGTTGCCGCCGACCTCGGCGACGGCTGCGGTGAGCCGCGCCAGCGCTCCGGACTCGTCGGGCAGCCGGACCCGGACCTTGTGCAGCTCCGGTGCCCCGACCACCCGCAGCACCGTCGGCTCCGGCAGCGCCGGGGCCGCCTCCGACGGCACCGGGGTCTCCGATGGCGCCGCCACGGCGGGGCGCCCCTCGACGAGCGTCTGACCCGGCCCGACGGCGTCACGACCGACCGCGCGCAGCGCAGCCCACACCGTCACCTGGTTCGCGGTGAGGACGGGCTTGCCGAGCTCGCGTTCGAGGCCGGCGACGGCGTCGTAGGTGGCGAGGTTGGTGCAGGAGACGAACACCGCCTGCGCGTCGGGGTGATCGGCGGCACGCACGGCGGCGGCGACGTCGTCGGCGCGGACCTGCCAGATCCCACCGAGCAGGCCCAGGCCGTGCCGGGCGACGGTGGCGACGCCGTGCTCGGCGAGGAAACCGGCGAGCAGGTCGGTGAGGTCGTCGACGTAGGGCGTGGCGACGGCGAGCCGGGTCACGCCCAGCTCGGCGCAGGCCGTGACGAGCGCTCCGGCCGTGGTGACCGCCGCCGGGGCGCCCGCGTCGAGGACCGCGGCACGCAGTGCCCGCTCCCCCGCGGCGCCGTCGACGAAGCTGCCAGAGGTGCACGAGTACGCGACGACGCCGGGCCCGGGTGTCAGGACCTCGCGCACCGCGGTCCGCACCATGGCCGGGTCCGAGATCAGCCGGGCCTGTCCGGCGTCGGCCGGGGTCTCGACGAACGGGGTGCGCGTGAGGTGCAGCGTCGCCCCCTCGGGGACCCAGCGCCACATCTCGTGGTCCAGCGCGAAGTCGTAGGGCACGACCACCCCGACGCCGCACCGCGACGTCCCCTGCTGCTGCTCGTCCATGCCGGCCTCCACGCCGATGACGATCGCCGTCGTGGGTTGCGGCGGCGGGTCACCTGTGTTTCACGATGATGAGGACGCCGCCGGAGGCCGTGCGTTCCGTCCCGCCGTGGGCGGTGTGGAGGTCGTGCCCAGTTCTCGGATGTCCTGCGCGCAGGATGCAGCGCCGCGGACGCGGTCACAAGCGTGCGCGACGGCCGTCGGCGCCGACCGGTGTCGGCACGTCGCCGAGCGCGGTGCCCGACCGGGAGCGTGCGCGGTGCTGTCGTGCCGTCAGGCCGTCGGCCGGCCGGGCGGGTCGGACTCGGGGCGCGTGGCGACCGCCCGCAGGAACGCCTCGGCCCTGGCGACCTCGGTCACGGTGAACGGCGCCGCCCGGCGGGCGACGATCCGGGTGCCGTCGGCAGCGCACAGCTCGATGTCGTGCTCGTCGCGGGCCCCGGGGTCGTCCGGGCCCGGGGTGCGGACCGACGCGGCGCCGAGCAGCGCCGCGACGCCGTCGGCCGCCGTCCGGCCCGCCGCGACCAGGTCGAGCGCCCGGGTCGGCGGGTCGACCAGGTCGTGCGGGTCGGCCGGCAGCACCATGACCCCGCCGCCGGTGACCGCGTCGCAGATCGCGACCGACAGCTCCCCGACACTGCACGGCCCCGACACCAGCAGCTCGTCGACGACCGAGCGGGCGTCCTGGCCGTGCACCGACAGGGCGAGGATGTTGCAGTCCACCGCGGCCAGGGCCGCGGTGAGGCGGGCCAGGGCGCCCGGTTCGTCGGGCAGCCGCACCCGTACCCGGTAGAGGCCGTTCACGGTCCCGGCATCGGTGCTCATCCCCACCAGCGTCCGTCACCGATGTTGCGAATCCGTGTCGGCGCGATGTCGGCCGGGTCGCGACGGCGCTCGCGCGGGTCAGCCGCAGACCGCCCCGTCGGCCGCCGAGGAGACGAGCTTCGCGTACTTGCCGAGCACCCCGCGCCGGTTCGTCGGCTCGGGGCACGTCCACCCCGCGCGACGCCGCTCCAGCTCGGCGGGCTCGACGCCGATGTCGATCGTGCGGGCCTTCATGTCCAGGGTGATCGTGTCCCCGTCGTGGACGAGCGCGATCGGTCCGCCGTCGGCGGCCTCGGGCGCGACGTGCCCGACGCACAGCCCGGTCGTCGCCCCGGAGAAGCGGCCGTCGGTGACCAGCAGGACCTCCTTGCCGAGGCCCGCGCCCTTGATCCGCCCGGTGACGGCCAGCATCTCCCGCATCCCGGGTCCGCCGCGGGGGCCCTCGTAGCGGATCAGGACGATCGTGCCGGGCCCGATCTCGCCGGCGTCGACGGCGTCGAGCGCGCCCTGCTCGCCGTCGAAGACGCGGGCGGTGCCGGTGAAGGTGGTGGCGTCGAACCCCGCGGACTTGACCACCGCGCCGTCGGGTGCGAGCGAGCCGCGCAGGATCGTGAGCCCGCCGGTGGGGTGGATCGGGTTCGCGAGGTCGTGGATGACCGAGCCGTCGAGGCCGGGCGGGTCGAGCTCGGCGAGGTTCTCCGCGACCGTGGCGCCGGTGACGGTGCGGGCGTCGCCGTGGATCAGGCCGGCGTCGAGCAGGGCCTTCATCACCACCGGCACGCCTCCGACCTGGTCGACGGCGTACATCAGGTGCCGCCCGAACGGCTTGACGTCGGCCAGGTGCGGGATCCGGTCGCCGACGGTGTTGAAGTCGTCCAGGGTCAGCGGCACCTCGGCCTCGCGGGCGATGGCGAGCAGGTGCAGCACCGCGTTGGTGGACCCGCCGAAGGCCATGACGACGGCGATCGCGTTCTCGAAGGCCTCGCGGGTCAGGATCGACCGTGCGGTGAGCCCCTTCGCGATCATCCCGACCGCGGCCTCGCCGGAGGCCCTGGCGACACCGTCGCGGCGCCGGTCCACCGCGGGCGGGCTGGCCGAGCCGGGCAGCGCCATCCCGAGCGCCTCGGCCGCCGCGGCCATCGTGTTCGCGGTGTAGAAGCCGCCGCACGCCCCCTCCCCCGGGCACATCGCGCGTTCCAGGGTGTCGAGCTCGTCGGGGGTGATCAGGCCGCGGGCGCAGGCGCCGATGCCCTCGAAGGCGTCACCGATGTTGACCTCCCGGTCGCCGACCCGGCCCGGCATGATCGATCCGGCGTAGACGAACACCCCGGCGAGGTCGAGCCGGGCCGCGGCCATCAGCATCCCGGGCAGCGACTTGTCGCAGCCCGCCAGGAGCACCGTCCCGTCGAGCCGCTCGGCCTCGACGACGGTCTCCACCGAGTCGGCGATGATCTCCCGGCTCACCAGCGAGTAGTGCATGCCCCGGTGCCCCATGGAGATGGCGTCGGAGACCGAGATCGTGCCGAACTCCAGCGGGTAGCCGCCCGCGGTGTGCACGCCCTCCTTCGCCGCGGTCGCGAGCCGTTGCAGCGACAGGTTGCACGGGGTGATCTCGTTCCAGGACGAGGCGATGCCGATCTGGGGCTTGGCGAAGTCGTCGTCGCGCATGCCGACCGCGCGCAGCATGCTGCGGGCGGCGGTGGCACCGATGCCGTCGGTGACCTGGTGACTGCGGGGCTTGCGGGAACTGGTGGTGGTCATGCGCGCTCCTCGGCCGGACTCCGGTGGTCGGGACGGGGCCGATCCTGCCGCAGATCGCCGGTGCAGGCCCGGCGGCATCACCTCCCACGGGGGGCCACCGGGACCCCGGCTCCGCGGGCTGCCTGACGATGCGGGACCAGGACGCGACGGTCTTCCTCGGCACGCTCCGCCACGGTGACCGGGGTGAGGCGGCCGGCCCCCCACCGACGACAGGGGCCCCGCGCGGATCGCGCGGGGCCCCTGTCGTGTGTGCCGGGTCTAGCGGGCGCCGGCGTTGTCCCGGTCGCGACGCACGTTGGCCTTGCGGCCCTTCAGCGTCGTCGCACCGCGCAGCGAGCGCAGCACGTCGTCCGCGGCGTGCTCGGGCACCTCGACCAGCGAGTGGCGCTCGTGGATCTGGATGGCGCCGATGTCGCGGCCGGACAGCCGGGACTCGTTCGCCAGCGCACCCACGATGTCCTGCGGGCGCACACCGGAGGCACGGCCCGCCGAGACGAACAGGCGTGTCGCACCGGCCTTCGGCGGACGGGCACCCTGACCGCGGGCACCGGTCGGACGACCGTCGCGGTCGCGGCGCGGGCCACGGTCACCGGGGCCGCTGTCGCGGCCACCGCGCGAGCGGACCTGCGGGATCTCGATCTCGTCGTCCGGCACCGAGTTGCCGGCGCGGGCGATCCGGATCGCCGCGGCGGCGATCGAGGCGAGGTCGTGGTCGCGGGCCAGCTCGACGACGAGCTGCTCCACGCCGTCCTGCGGCGGGGTGTCGGCGTCCTGACCGGCCTGCTCGCGCAGGGCCAGCGCGGTGCGGGCGAGCCGCACGGTGCGCAGGTCCTCCGGCGAGGGCACCGGCGCGCTGGGCACCGACGCACCGATGAGGCGCTCGATGTTGCGCAGGTGCCGCACCGACCCCGGGGTGACCAGGGTGATCGCGACGCCCTCGCGGCCCGCGCGGCCGACCCGGCCGATGCGGTGCACGTAGGACTCCGGCGACGACGGGACGTCGTGGTTGACCACGTGGGTGAGCGAGTCGATGTCGAGACCACGGGCCGCGACGTCGGTGGCGACCAGCAGCTCGGTGCGGCCGGCGCGCAGGCGCTCGACGACCCGGGTGCGGTGCTCCTGGTCCATGCCGCCGTGTAGCGCCTCGGCGCGCAGCCCGCGCGCGGTCAGCGTCTCGGTGACGGCGTCGACGTCGGCGCGGGTGCGGCAGAACACGATCGCCGCGGTCGGCTGCTCCATCTCGAGCACCCGGCCCAGCGCGACGGTGACGTGGCTGCGCGGCACGTGGTAGGCGGTCTGGCGGACCCGCGGGGCCTCGCCCTCGGGCGTGGCCTCCTTCTTGATCCGGATGTCGGCCGGGTCGCTCAGGTGGGTCCGCGCGAGGCTCTGGATGCGGCCCGGCATGGTCGCGGAGAACAGCACGGTCTGGCGGCCCCGCGGCGTGGCGCCGAGGATCGTCTCGATGTCCTCGACGAAGCCCATGTCGAGCATCTCGTCGGCCTCGTCCAGGACGGCGACCTCGATCGCGTCCAGCGCGAGGGCACCGCGGTTGACCAGGTCGATCGCCCGGCCCGGGGTGGCGACGACGATGTCGACACCGCGACGGAGCTGGCCCAGCTGGGGGCCGATGGGCGCGCCGCCGTAGACGCAGGCGACCGAGGCACCGAGCGCGGCGCCGTACTTGGAGACCGCGTCGCCGACCTGCATGGCCAGCTCACGGGTCGGGGCGAGCACCAGGCCGAAGGGCTTGGCGCCGCGGGAGCGGGAGGTGCGGCCGTCGGCGAGGCGCTGCAGCATCGGCAGCGAGAACGCGGCGGTCTTGCCGGTACCGGTGGCGGCCTGGCCCAGCAGGTCGCGCCCGGCGATCAGCGGGCCGATCGCGGCGGCCTGGATCGGGCTCGGCGAGGCGTAGCCCAGCTTCTCGAGGGTGTCGAGCAGCTGGGGCGCGAGGCCCAGGCCGGCGAAGGTCGGGCCGGCGGGGGTGTCGTCGACGGGCTCGTCGGTACGGTCCTCGGTGCGCTCGTCCTCGGCGACCTCGTCCGAGGAGGTGTGCTCCTCGACGGCGGTCGCATCGGGGGTGGCGGCGACCTCGGTGTCGAGCTCGGCGGTGTCGGTGTCCGTCATGGCGGCGGAAGTGGTGATCTCGTCTCCGGAGTCGTTCAGGTCGGGGTGC is a window from the Pseudonocardia sp. HH130629-09 genome containing:
- a CDS encoding ACT domain-containing protein, with the protein product MSTDAGTVNGLYRVRVRLPDEPGALARLTAALAAVDCNILALSVHGQDARSVVDELLVSGPCSVGELSVAICDAVTGGGVMVLPADPHDLVDPPTRALDLVAAGRTAADGVAALLGAASVRTPGPDDPGARDEHDIELCAADGTRIVARRAAPFTVTEVARAEAFLRAVATRPESDPPGRPTA
- the ilvD gene encoding dihydroxy-acid dehydratase — translated: MTTTSSRKPRSHQVTDGIGATAARSMLRAVGMRDDDFAKPQIGIASSWNEITPCNLSLQRLATAAKEGVHTAGGYPLEFGTISVSDAISMGHRGMHYSLVSREIIADSVETVVEAERLDGTVLLAGCDKSLPGMLMAAARLDLAGVFVYAGSIMPGRVGDREVNIGDAFEGIGACARGLITPDELDTLERAMCPGEGACGGFYTANTMAAAAEALGMALPGSASPPAVDRRRDGVARASGEAAVGMIAKGLTARSILTREAFENAIAVVMAFGGSTNAVLHLLAIAREAEVPLTLDDFNTVGDRIPHLADVKPFGRHLMYAVDQVGGVPVVMKALLDAGLIHGDARTVTGATVAENLAELDPPGLDGSVIHDLANPIHPTGGLTILRGSLAPDGAVVKSAGFDATTFTGTARVFDGEQGALDAVDAGEIGPGTIVLIRYEGPRGGPGMREMLAVTGRIKGAGLGKEVLLVTDGRFSGATTGLCVGHVAPEAADGGPIALVHDGDTITLDMKARTIDIGVEPAELERRRAGWTCPEPTNRRGVLGKYAKLVSSAADGAVCG
- a CDS encoding DEAD/DEAH box helicase, giving the protein MTILLDQHPDLNDSGDEITTSAAMTDTDTAELDTEVAATPDATAVEEHTSSDEVAEDERTEDRTDEPVDDTPAGPTFAGLGLAPQLLDTLEKLGYASPSPIQAAAIGPLIAGRDLLGQAATGTGKTAAFSLPMLQRLADGRTSRSRGAKPFGLVLAPTRELAMQVGDAVSKYGAALGASVACVYGGAPIGPQLGQLRRGVDIVVATPGRAIDLVNRGALALDAIEVAVLDEADEMLDMGFVEDIETILGATPRGRQTVLFSATMPGRIQSLARTHLSDPADIRIKKEATPEGEAPRVRQTAYHVPRSHVTVALGRVLEMEQPTAAIVFCRTRADVDAVTETLTARGLRAEALHGGMDQEHRTRVVERLRAGRTELLVATDVAARGLDIDSLTHVVNHDVPSSPESYVHRIGRVGRAGREGVAITLVTPGSVRHLRNIERLIGASVPSAPVPSPEDLRTVRLARTALALREQAGQDADTPPQDGVEQLVVELARDHDLASIAAAAIRIARAGNSVPDDEIEIPQVRSRGGRDSGPGDRGPRRDRDGRPTGARGQGARPPKAGATRLFVSAGRASGVRPQDIVGALANESRLSGRDIGAIQIHERHSLVEVPEHAADDVLRSLRGATTLKGRKANVRRDRDNAGAR